AAATTTGAGGAGCACGACGCGCTGTGCAGAGGACTTCCCTGGAAACCACCTCCGAGATCCGCGAACTCACCCGCTGCCACGCGGTGTTCCTGCCCGGTGACCCGCCCCGCACCGGTCGCGTCGCCTTCTGGCGGCCGGACGGCGATGCCCCGCCGGCCGTCACCGCGGGCGCCGTCACGGACCTCATGGTCGTCCTGCGCGACGACGACGGCGGCGTGGAGCAAGCCGCCGTGCCCGCCGTCGTCCTTCCGCTGCGCGGGGCCCTGCCCGTCCTCACACACACGCGTGTCACCGGGCAGGGCGACCGGGCGGCGGTGTTCTGGGGTGCGGCGGCCCTTCTCGCCCTGTCTTTCACCGCGCGGGGCCTGCTGCTGCCCGGCCTGTCCGCGAGGGACCACGACGCCTGGCGCTCCGGTCCGCTGCGCGCCGAGGAGATCGAGCAGGTGCGCCGGCTCGCCGCCTCGATGCCGCCCGAGGCGCACGCCGTGCCGGTGGACGATGCGGAGCCGCCGCGACTGCCCGACCCGGAGCGGCTGCTGAGGGCCTTCCTGGACGCCGTCGCCGACACACTGCCCCGCTCCCCCGCCGCGCCGCTCGTCACCGGCGGTCCGGCGTACGCGGGACCGGAGCCACGGCATCTGCCCGAGCAGCGCGCGTGGGCCGCGGACATCGCCGCCGGCCATGACGCGGGCGTGCGGATCTCGCTGCGGATCGAGGTGACCGGGCTGGCCGACACCGCGGAACGGGCCACGCCCGCCTTCCGCGCGGTGCCGCAGGTGCACGTGGTGAACGACCCCTCCCTCGTCGCGGACGCGGCGGACGTCTGGGCCGCGGGGGCCTCGGGCCGTGCCTTCGGCCCGCGCGCGCGGATGGACGCCCTCGTGGCGCTGCGCCGCGCGGCCCGTGCGTGGCCGCCGCTCGGTCCGCTGCTCTCGGCCGCCGTGCCGGACTTCGTGGACCTGGTGGACGAGGAGGTCACCGAACTCCTCGGCGAAGGGGCCGCGGCCCTCGCGGCGGCCGGGGTCGACGTGCACTGGCCGAGAGAGCTGGCCCGTGACCTGACCGCCCGCGCGGTGGTCGGTCCGCCCGACGACGAGCCGGGCGCCGGCAGGCTCTCCTCGGACACGCCGTCGTTCCTGTCCGCCGACGCGCTGCTCGCGTTCGACTGGTCGTTCGCGCTCGGCGAGCAACGGCTGACCCGGGAGGAACTCGACCGCCTCGCCGAGGCGAACCGCCCGGTCGTCCGGCTGCGCGACCAATGGGTGCTCGTCGACCCCCGGGAGGCGCGCCGGGCCCGCGACCGGCAGGACCGCAAGGTGACGCCGATCGACGCGCTGGGCGCGGCGCTGACGGGCTCCGCGGAGATCGACGGGCAGCGGGTGGAGGTGCGGGCCACGGGCTGGCTGGCGGGCTTGCGCGAACGGCTCGCCGACCCCGAGGGCCAGGAGCCGGTCCCCCAGCCCGCCGCCCTCGCCGCCGAGTTGCGCGACTACCAGCGCCGCGGTCTGAGCTGGCTGGCCCGGACGACCTCCCTCGGCCTCGGCTGCTGTCTCGCCGACGACATGGGCCTCGGCAAGACCATCACGCTGATCTCCCTGCATCTGCACCGGCAGACCGACCCCGCGGCGGCCGGTCCCACGCTCGTCGTCTGCCCCACGTCGCTGATGGGCAACTGGCAGCGTGAGATCGAGAAGTTCGCCCCGGGCACACCCGTGCGCCGCTTCCACGGCGCGCGGCGCGACCTGGACGACCTGGCCGATGGCGAGTTCGTGCTCACCACCTACGGCACCATGCGCCTGGACACGCGCCGGCTGGCTCGGGTGCCGTGGGGTCTGGTGGTGGCCGACGAGGCCCAGCACGTGAAGAACCCGTACTCGGCGACCGCGCGGGCCCTGCGCACCATCGGCGCACGC
Above is a genomic segment from Streptomyces glaucescens containing:
- a CDS encoding DEAD/DEAH box helicase, producing MVVLRDDDGGVEQAAVPAVVLPLRGALPVLTHTRVTGQGDRAAVFWGAAALLALSFTARGLLLPGLSARDHDAWRSGPLRAEEIEQVRRLAASMPPEAHAVPVDDAEPPRLPDPERLLRAFLDAVADTLPRSPAAPLVTGGPAYAGPEPRHLPEQRAWAADIAAGHDAGVRISLRIEVTGLADTAERATPAFRAVPQVHVVNDPSLVADAADVWAAGASGRAFGPRARMDALVALRRAARAWPPLGPLLSAAVPDFVDLVDEEVTELLGEGAAALAAAGVDVHWPRELARDLTARAVVGPPDDEPGAGRLSSDTPSFLSADALLAFDWSFALGEQRLTREELDRLAEANRPVVRLRDQWVLVDPREARRARDRQDRKVTPIDALGAALTGSAEIDGQRVEVRATGWLAGLRERLADPEGQEPVPQPAALAAELRDYQRRGLSWLARTTSLGLGCCLADDMGLGKTITLISLHLHRQTDPAAAGPTLVVCPTSLMGNWQREIEKFAPGTPVRRFHGARRDLDDLADGEFVLTTYGTMRLDTRRLARVPWGLVVADEAQHVKNPYSATARALRTIGARARVALTGTPVENNLSELWAILDWTTPGLLGRLGTFRARYAQAVESGRDPAAAERLSRLVRPFLLRRRKSDPGIAPELPPKTETDRAVSLTPEQTGLYEAVVRETLAEIAGADDMARRGLIVKLLTALKQICNHPAQYLKEERPRIAGRSGKLELLDELLGTILAEDAGVLVFTQYVAMARLIERHLAARGVPSLFLHGGTPVPEREAMVRRFQDGEVPVFLLSLKAAGTGLNLTRAEHVVHYDRWWNPAVEAQATDRAYRIGQTRPVQVHRLIAEGTIEDRIAGLLNRKRELADAVLGTGETALTELTDAELADLVELRGSTR